Proteins encoded by one window of Agelaius phoeniceus isolate bAgePho1 chromosome 3, bAgePho1.hap1, whole genome shotgun sequence:
- the RNF144A gene encoding E3 ubiquitin-protein ligase RNF144A isoform X2 — MTTARYRPTWDLVLDPLVSCKLCLGEYPVEQMTTIAQCQCIFCTLCLKQYVELLIKEGLETAISCPDAACPKRGHLQENEIECMVASEIMQRYKKLQFEREVLLDPCRTWCPSSTCQAVCQLQESSPQDPQLVQCKVCDIEFCSACKSNWHPGQGCQESMPISFLPGETSSVFKMEDDDAPIKRCPKCKVYIERDEGCAQMMCKNCKHAFCWYCLESLDDDFLLIHYDKGPCRNKLGHSRASVIWHRTQVFPPEELILSGLL; from the exons ATGACTACAGCAAGATACAGGCCTACCTGGGACTTGGTACTTGACCCATTAGTGTCCTGTAAGCTCTGCCTTGGTGAATACCCCGTGGAGCAGATGACAACAATAGCACAATGCCAATGCATCTTCTGTACCCTG TGCCTAAAACAGTACGTGGAACTTCTGATCAAAGAAGGTCTAGAAACAGCAATCAGCTGCCCTGATGCTGCCTGCCCAAAGCGAGGTCATCTGCAAGAAAATGAG ATTGAGTGCATGGTTGCATCAGAAATCATGCAAAGGTATAAGAAGCTACAGTTTGAAAGAG AAGTGCTTTTGGATCCCTGCCGGACTTGGTGTCCATCCTCTACGTGCCAGGCAGTTTGCCAGCTCCAGGAATCAAGCCCACAGGACCCTCAGCTGGTCCAGTGCAAAGTGTGTGACATTGAGTTCTGCTCTGCTTGCAAATCTAATTGGCATCCAGGTCAAGGCTGTCAAGAGAGCATGCCAATCTCTTTTCTTCCAGGAGAAACAAG TTCAGTTTTCAAAATGGAAGATGACGATGCTCCAATCAAACGCTGTCCAAAGTGTAAAGTTTACATTGAACGGGATGAAGGCTGTGCCCAAATGATGTGTAAGAATTGCAAACATGCCTTTTGCTGGTACTGTCTGGAATCTCTTGAT GATGATTTTCTCCTTATACATTACGACAAAGGACCTTGTCGAAACAAGCTGGGGCACTCCAGGGCATCTGTTATCTGGCACAGGACACAG